In one window of Blastopirellula marina DNA:
- a CDS encoding ATP-binding cassette domain-containing protein: MIQLKNLSKSWDDGKTFAVKNVSLEVPDGKVLALLGGSGSGKSTTVKMINRLIEPTSGSILVGGEDITHQDPVQLRRRIGYVFQSIGLLPHMNVADNVTLLLKLQGMPAGERAAKANQLLDMVDLPHETFAQRLPSELSGGQRQRVGFARALAAEPKVMLLDEPFGALDPVTRDTLQIEFSRLQRSLGLTAVIVTHDMAEALLLADIIAVMNVGEILRIGTPKELLQNPGDDYVAKLLETPRRHGELVRELSD, encoded by the coding sequence ATGATTCAACTCAAGAACCTCAGCAAATCATGGGATGATGGGAAGACCTTCGCGGTGAAGAATGTCTCGCTCGAAGTGCCGGATGGGAAAGTGCTCGCACTGCTGGGAGGGAGTGGCAGTGGTAAAAGCACGACCGTAAAGATGATCAATCGTCTGATCGAGCCCACCTCGGGCAGCATCCTGGTTGGCGGCGAAGATATCACCCACCAAGATCCCGTTCAGCTTCGTCGCCGGATCGGCTACGTCTTTCAAAGCATCGGGCTTCTGCCGCATATGAACGTGGCCGACAACGTGACTCTGCTATTAAAGCTACAAGGTATGCCAGCAGGGGAGCGCGCGGCCAAGGCCAACCAATTATTGGATATGGTCGATCTTCCACACGAGACCTTTGCCCAACGCTTGCCCAGCGAACTCTCTGGCGGGCAGCGGCAACGCGTTGGGTTTGCCAGGGCACTCGCTGCCGAGCCCAAGGTGATGCTGCTGGACGAACCGTTTGGCGCTCTCGACCCGGTAACACGCGATACGCTGCAAATCGAATTTAGCCGCCTTCAGCGTTCGCTCGGTTTGACTGCCGTGATCGTCACGCACGACATGGCCGAAGCATTGCTCCTGGCCGACATCATTGCCGTGATGAACGTCGGCGAGATCTTACGCATCGGTACGCCAAAAGAACTTCTGCAAAACCCAGGCGACGACTATGTTGCGAAGCTCCTGGAAACACCTCGCCGACACGGCGAACTCGTTCGAGAACTGAGCGATTAA
- a CDS encoding DUF2254 domain-containing protein yields MLSPKKLLNYWDRLQHSLWFVPVLCTLGGVLVAIAMLGIDYSLKRSWEDIFWLETTTNGAQTVLSTIAGGMITVAGVVLSMEMVTLSITSSQFGSRVLRSRLGDRTTQWTIGAFMGTAVYSLVVLKMVRKLGEDNFFIPHLSVMAAIIFALGSLMILLYFIHHVAMIAQAPEIVASLAADLRHSMERIFPDEIGDPPPKQNSHEREVTDQEWKALENGVTIRSNREGYIQGIEGDDLITLAVRHNLIIELPKRPGDFLSRGEPLARVAVGEQVDENALSRAINNAFFIGNNRTPWQDVNCSVHELSQMGVRALSPGINDPYTAVNCIDRLSSALAQLAQRQMPAANRFDHDGHLRLIVDRQTFTSVMHAAFDQMRSYAVSSAAVSQRLMEGYQRIADAVSHGDHAADVLHQARLTMEGALEQPHHPADLKIIQEQYERLTHQLEPLLEKKKESQPDQDPIDEESDEEGEASGEVIG; encoded by the coding sequence ATGTTGTCTCCGAAAAAGCTGTTGAATTACTGGGATCGTTTGCAGCATAGCCTCTGGTTTGTGCCTGTTCTTTGTACGTTAGGCGGTGTCCTGGTTGCCATCGCGATGCTGGGGATCGACTACTCGTTAAAAAGATCGTGGGAAGATATTTTCTGGTTGGAAACTACCACCAATGGAGCCCAGACCGTTTTATCGACCATTGCTGGTGGCATGATCACAGTGGCCGGTGTGGTGCTTTCGATGGAGATGGTCACGCTTTCAATCACCTCTTCGCAGTTTGGATCACGCGTGCTGCGCAGTCGGCTCGGCGATCGAACCACCCAGTGGACGATCGGGGCGTTCATGGGAACCGCCGTCTATAGTCTGGTGGTACTGAAAATGGTGCGAAAGTTGGGTGAAGACAACTTCTTCATTCCGCACCTGTCCGTCATGGCAGCGATCATCTTTGCGTTGGGAAGTCTGATGATCTTGCTCTATTTCATCCACCATGTCGCCATGATTGCCCAGGCCCCTGAGATTGTGGCCAGTCTGGCCGCCGACTTGCGCCATTCGATGGAGCGAATCTTTCCGGATGAGATTGGCGATCCACCGCCCAAGCAGAATTCCCACGAGCGCGAGGTCACGGACCAGGAGTGGAAAGCCTTGGAGAACGGCGTCACGATTCGGTCGAATCGCGAAGGTTATATTCAGGGAATCGAAGGAGACGACCTGATCACGCTGGCTGTCCGGCACAACTTGATCATCGAACTTCCCAAGCGTCCCGGCGATTTTCTTTCCCGCGGTGAACCACTGGCCCGCGTCGCCGTGGGGGAGCAAGTGGACGAGAACGCATTGTCTCGAGCGATCAACAACGCCTTTTTCATTGGCAATAATCGCACGCCCTGGCAAGATGTGAATTGCTCGGTACACGAACTTTCGCAAATGGGGGTCCGTGCTCTTAGTCCTGGCATTAATGATCCGTACACGGCAGTCAATTGTATCGATCGGCTCTCTTCGGCATTGGCTCAATTGGCTCAGCGGCAGATGCCGGCTGCTAATCGTTTCGATCACGACGGTCATCTACGCCTGATCGTCGACCGTCAAACTTTTACCAGCGTGATGCACGCGGCGTTCGATCAGATGCGTAGCTATGCCGTCAGCAGTGCGGCCGTTTCGCAGCGATTGATGGAAGGTTACCAGCGAATCGCCGACGCCGTATCGCATGGAGACCATGCCGCGGATGTGTTGCATCAAGCACGGCTGACCATGGAAGGTGCTCTGGAGCAACCGCATCACCCGGCTGACCTGAAGATCATTCAAGAACAGTACGAACGCCTTACCCATCAGCTGGAACCGCTGCTGGAAAAGAAGAAGGAGTCTCAGCCTGATCAAGATCCCATCGATGAGGAATCGGATGAAGAAGGGGAGGCCAGCGGCGAAGTGATCGGTTAG
- a CDS encoding ArsR/SmtB family transcription factor: protein MKKKREYELCAGRLKALADPDRLRLVEQLFSGPLNVSQLSEALEEEIVKISHHLGVLRHADVVRTEKQGRFVIYSLHPDVVAVGRDESMAQARRIDFGCCSVELESK, encoded by the coding sequence ATGAAGAAGAAACGTGAATACGAGCTTTGCGCTGGTCGATTAAAGGCCCTCGCCGATCCTGATCGTTTGCGGCTTGTAGAACAGTTGTTCTCTGGCCCACTGAACGTCAGTCAGTTGTCAGAAGCCCTTGAAGAAGAGATCGTGAAGATCTCGCACCATCTGGGTGTACTACGGCACGCCGATGTCGTTCGGACCGAGAAACAGGGGCGTTTCGTAATTTACTCGCTGCATCCCGATGTCGTCGCCGTTGGCAGAGACGAGTCGATGGCCCAGGCCCGTCGCATCGATTTTGGATGCTGCTCGGTTGAGCTCGAATCGAAGTAG
- a CDS encoding SRPBCC family protein — MPRFHVEKSIEIAAPPQTVYEKVVDYATWTIWSPWLCAEPDAHVTVSENSNSQGSLYKWSGEVVGAGELEHFKLDPHRRIEDEIRFFKPFASKSNVVFDVEPSGLGTKLTWQMDGSLPWFMFWMTGMMKGFIGMDYDRGLKMLKEWIETGTINSKTNILGIQKVGPVYMAGLRRTSSLKDIGGTMQGAMGQMMDLYARHNLPSDGPLMAAYHKFDIGKQTCEFTIGKILPSGDIDAPAPLEKWLCPQTDAFCVEHLGDYNHLGNGWSAANQHVRYKKLKQRGCSAFEIYENNPDETPIDQLRTKIYLPLK, encoded by the coding sequence ATGCCGCGCTTTCATGTCGAAAAGTCGATCGAAATTGCTGCGCCCCCACAAACCGTCTACGAAAAGGTCGTCGACTACGCAACATGGACAATTTGGTCTCCCTGGCTGTGTGCCGAACCCGATGCCCACGTAACAGTCAGCGAGAATTCGAACTCACAGGGATCCCTCTATAAGTGGTCTGGTGAAGTGGTCGGCGCTGGCGAGCTCGAGCACTTCAAACTCGACCCTCACCGGCGGATTGAAGACGAGATTCGTTTTTTCAAACCTTTCGCTTCGAAGTCGAACGTTGTCTTTGATGTCGAACCATCCGGGCTGGGAACCAAGCTTACCTGGCAGATGGATGGCTCCCTTCCTTGGTTCATGTTTTGGATGACCGGCATGATGAAGGGCTTCATCGGGATGGACTACGACCGCGGTCTCAAGATGCTCAAAGAGTGGATCGAGACGGGCACCATCAACAGCAAGACCAACATCCTTGGCATCCAGAAAGTCGGTCCCGTTTATATGGCCGGCCTGCGGCGTACGAGTTCCTTGAAGGACATCGGCGGAACCATGCAAGGAGCCATGGGGCAGATGATGGATCTCTATGCCCGGCATAATTTGCCCAGCGACGGCCCGTTGATGGCGGCCTACCACAAGTTCGACATTGGAAAACAGACTTGTGAGTTCACCATTGGAAAGATTCTACCGTCGGGCGATATCGACGCGCCGGCACCGCTCGAGAAATGGTTGTGCCCTCAAACCGATGCATTCTGCGTCGAGCACCTGGGGGACTACAATCACCTGGGCAACGGCTGGAGCGCCGCCAATCAGCACGTCCGGTACAAGAAACTGAAACAGCGCGGGTGCAGTGCGTTTGAGATCTACGAAAACAATCCGGACGAGACCCCGATTGATCAACTGCGCACAAAGATCTACCTTCCACTGAAATAA